Proteins encoded within one genomic window of Guyparkeria hydrothermalis:
- a CDS encoding autotransporter assembly complex protein TamA produces MAAPTPQLQLTGLSEKDLVTNVGLSVPRIGFSCQAGTAQIRRYLDSAAEAAEEALQAYGHFNARIRTSIQSREDCRDPALDIDAGPVTKIESVSIELPTAIESLESVETFLEDNRPEEGEPLDQAAYDAFRDGLLSRVQKQGYLDARFTTRELRVDPEQQAARIKLALDPGQRYRFGEVTIEQSILEPQLARRLVGVPSGTPYTSADLLAMNQNLTGTEYFESVSVRPRLDEREDLEVPVDITTRRNARTSYELSAGYATDVGPRVGAKVTRRYVNKRGHQWAARTQLSAIEQRIDTTYTIPRAADPLRERYDIYARATREDNNDILTTAAATGLQWAYEGDRWTRSLFTEYLLDRTRYGDEPPESNGFAILGGRLGYDGLDDPLFPSEGVVVDVSLQGAAEPVLSATSFVRGHLFVGGYLSLGRWIFAGRGEAGMIVTDEFDKMPRSLRFFTGGDRSVRGYEYESLAPENEDGTLIGGKYLLVGSVEAMYPVVRDDWYVAAFVDTGNAYIDPQAELKTGAGLGVRWRSPVGMVRLDVAQPLDGSDGLPRLHLGLGAAF; encoded by the coding sequence ATGGCTGCGCCCACGCCGCAGCTGCAGCTGACGGGGCTGTCGGAGAAAGATCTGGTCACCAACGTCGGCCTGTCGGTTCCCCGGATCGGCTTTTCGTGTCAGGCCGGGACCGCCCAGATCCGCCGCTATCTCGACTCGGCCGCCGAGGCCGCCGAAGAGGCTCTGCAGGCCTACGGGCATTTCAATGCGCGCATCCGCACCTCGATCCAGTCGCGGGAGGATTGCCGCGACCCGGCCCTCGACATCGATGCCGGCCCGGTGACAAAGATCGAGTCGGTCAGCATCGAACTGCCGACGGCGATCGAGTCGCTCGAATCGGTCGAGACCTTCCTCGAGGACAACCGGCCCGAGGAAGGCGAGCCGCTCGACCAGGCGGCCTACGATGCCTTTCGCGACGGGTTGCTCTCGCGGGTGCAGAAACAGGGCTATCTCGATGCGCGCTTCACCACGCGTGAGTTGCGGGTCGACCCGGAACAGCAGGCGGCGCGGATCAAGCTGGCCCTCGATCCGGGGCAGCGCTATCGCTTCGGCGAGGTGACCATCGAGCAGTCGATCCTCGAGCCGCAGCTGGCGCGGCGCCTGGTCGGCGTGCCGTCGGGGACGCCGTACACCAGTGCGGACCTGCTGGCGATGAACCAGAACCTCACCGGCACCGAGTACTTCGAATCGGTCTCGGTCCGGCCGCGGCTGGACGAGCGCGAGGATCTCGAGGTGCCGGTCGACATCACCACGCGCCGTAACGCGCGCACCTCCTACGAACTCAGCGCCGGCTATGCCACCGATGTCGGTCCGCGTGTCGGGGCCAAGGTGACGCGTCGCTACGTCAACAAGCGTGGGCATCAGTGGGCGGCGCGTACCCAGCTCTCGGCGATCGAGCAGCGCATCGACACCACCTACACCATCCCCCGCGCCGCCGATCCGCTGCGTGAGCGCTACGACATCTACGCCCGAGCGACGCGCGAGGACAACAACGACATCCTCACCACCGCAGCGGCGACCGGCCTGCAATGGGCGTACGAAGGCGATCGCTGGACCCGGTCGCTGTTCACCGAGTACCTGCTCGACCGCACCCGCTACGGCGACGAGCCTCCCGAATCGAACGGCTTCGCCATCCTCGGCGGCCGGCTGGGGTACGACGGGTTGGACGATCCGCTCTTTCCCAGCGAAGGGGTGGTGGTCGACGTCTCGCTGCAGGGGGCGGCCGAGCCCGTGCTCTCGGCGACGAGCTTCGTCCGTGGGCACCTGTTCGTCGGCGGCTATCTGTCGCTGGGCCGCTGGATCTTCGCCGGGCGGGGCGAGGCCGGCATGATCGTGACCGACGAGTTCGACAAGATGCCGCGCTCGCTGCGGTTCTTCACCGGCGGCGACCGTTCCGTGCGCGGCTACGAGTACGAGTCGCTCGCGCCGGAGAACGAAGACGGCACACTGATCGGCGGCAAGTACCTGCTGGTCGGCAGCGTCGAGGCCATGTACCCGGTGGTCCGCGATGACTGGTATGTCGCCGCCTTCGTCGATACCGGCAATGCCTACATCGATCCCCAGGCGGAGCTCAAGACCGGTGCCGGGCTGGGCGTGCGCTGGCGATCCCCGGTGGGCATGGTCCGCCTCGACGTGGCGCAGCCGCTCGATGGCAGCGATGGCTTGCCGCGGTTGCACCTCGGGCTGGGGGCCGCGTTTTGA